The nucleotide sequence CTTATAAGATGTACAAGTCATCTGATTAGAATTTGCTAACTTTTTTAGTTTAAGCACTTGGGCCAAATTCACATTATGTAGCCAAATGTTACACGCATTTTGtgatacacacacacacacacacagataTATCAATTTTCCTGATAAACTATACAGAATCATTTGAAAAGTAGTTATATCCTGCCatcaaattaaattttgcaagtcTAAATGATCAGAAATCTAATATAAGTACCATAGTAAAATACAACTTCCCTATATTCTCAAGTTTTTTCTGAGTTTGATAGGTTGTTGTTACTTTCTTGCTCTACATCATTTGTTACTTATGAAATCCAACATTTCTTTGACAGCTATATTGAATGACAGGAGTTACATGTGTGAAATTTTCTAACCTTTTTAGAGATGAATTGTTTGCTAGCTCACTTCTCATCTTGCATGGCATTTTTCTCAAATTTGGGCATTTAAGTGGTTTCCCGATTTTAATTAACCAAAAAAAATCCAGGTTAGCGCAAAGCAAAAGGAAACTAGTAGCACTAGTGGGATGCGTGATAGTGTTGAGACAAGTCCCCTTTTGCAGTATAGGGCACAGGTTTGTTATGCTCAAACTCTTTGCatctttttcttttccaagctttgAAAATTCATTATTTTCTGTTCAAAGTTCTTAAAATTTGCAGCTTGTATTCTGTGATTTTTAGGAAATATTGTTTTTATGCTTAGATACTTTTTACTTTGAAATACCTTTGAATCTTATTACATTCAATTATCTTCAAGAAGTGACACCAACTTACTTTCTtcgttttttcttctcttttgtgTAATTCTTTTGTTCTCTTGTTCTCAACCCCAGACTGTTGTCCCTCATCGAGTTCAGAAAATGGAAGAAGCCATTAGAAGTCGTGATTTTGCATCTTTTGCTATGTTGACTTGCTCAGACAGCAATCAATTTCATGCTGTTTGCTTGGATACTAGCCCTCCTATATTCTACATGAATGATACATCACACAGGCACGATATCATATACTTTACATATGAATCATTTTTTACTTGATTGATTTTCTCATAATCAGAAATGATTGATTTTTTACTGTATGCAATATAATAGGTCATGTTTTTCTTGGTATCTAATGTCAATGACTATCATGTCAAATATTTCAGGATAATCAGTCTTGTTGAGAGATGGAACAAAGCTGAAGGAATTCCACAGGTTTGTATGCGCAGATATATGGAGAgcttattttctgaattttattTGAAGGGATCGATGGTCTTTGTTCTGTTTCGGTTATCCATATAAGATCCGGTTTCTTATTTTTGCTTGATTGACTGCTCTCAAGTTGCTCAACTCCTCTACATGTATGCTTTATATAAGATCTTGaaaatttctgtttttttttttcaaattgaatGCCATAGAACCATTATTATTCATGTAGCAATTCCTGAAAGTTTACTAGTTCCAACAGCACTGGTGTTAGGAAGGTCATGCTACACATAAGCTGACAATAAATTGATACTGGAGATCAAAGAAAATGTTAGAGAAAGGGCAAAATGATAATTCCACTTTTAATTATAGGAAGCAGATCTTCCTTGACTTCTTAAAACTTTGACACCTATTGTTTCAACTCAGCCAAGTACAGATTCTATTGCTCATTTTCAAACATATCCATAGTATCCTGATTTATCACACTATTTTAGAAGCTCTACCCAAACTTCTTCATAGTATCCCCTTGATGTGCTATAAATTCAAGATATCTAAATCCATTATTTTCCAGGATTTTTTTCATGCACATTCATAAGCGTGGGCAGTGCAAGTTGCATCCCCAAGTTAAACATTAGTCTAATATGGACATATGTACAAAAACTACTCAATGGAACATGTAAGCCAATTTTTAGAGTAAAGCATATGCACAAGTATAAAACTATAGAAGGTGAAACTTAAGGAAGAACAACTTTGCTCAAGCTTCGAATGACAAAAAGGAAATAACCAGTATCCATTGTCAGGTGGAAAAACATGTATATTGAACTTGACTGAAAGGTGCCTTAGGTTTATGAGTAAACTTTTTATGTTTAGATTCTCAATCATTAAGTTGGATATTTTCTGGGGAAAAAAATTATAACTCAGTTATTTATACTATTTCATGATGTTTATAGGAATTCACAGGTCTTGTGATATCACAGATCATCCAACTCAAAGTGCTTAACTGGATTGACCAAAAAGACCTATTTTTTTCCTAGTTAGAAAAAGATGCATCTTGATTGGATGAATGTTGTTAGTCAACATGAGTCACATAGGTAATATAGATGCTTATAACTAGATCACTGCATGGTTGTGAACATTCAATCTAATCAATTCCTTCATAGTTCTCTGGGTTCTGATTTTAGTTATGAATGCTTCAACTAATGCATCAGTAAAATTGTCAAATCTCTGGTTTGCAAAATTTGTTTGTATGTAATTTATCCAGAAATCATCAGGAATTCAGATATTATTGACCCAATATTCTTTAGAACATTTAGTCTCATAGAATAAACATAACAAGATTGTCTAGAGATTGTTGTCCCAATGGAAGCAAATATCATTTAAGATGTACTGTTTTTTCAAGATCATGATGAAAGCAAATTATCATTATGTGGAGCTTACAAATTCAAAGAGAAATCAAGGTCAGACAAAAAAAATGGAAATCTCAGACTTAAGCCAAATATGCGCCGAGAATTGCGCCCTCAACAATGACCCTATTGCTAATATTCCGAAAACTTAATTACACTCAGTTCAGTTCAACTATATAGTGGTTTGAACAGATCAAATTGATGTAAACCAGGAAGAGACattgatttaaattttgaaattacaaTTGATTTTGGTACTTGTCCTCTTTTAGGTGTAGAAAGCTTGGTATCTTTTAATTTGGTTAGAGATTAACAGCTATCTTTTAGTTTGACAGGAGGATTTTGATATCGtgaaatattttttatcattCAATGATTTGAATTTTTTTCAGGTAGCCTATACCTTCGATGCGGGGCCAAATGCTGTCTTGATTTCACAAAACAGAAACACTGCAGGGCTTCTGCTTCGGCAACTACTGTTCTGCTTCCCTCCACCACCAGACAGTGAACTATCTAGGTAACTGAATTTCACATGTTAGCAAAACTCTAAAATCAATATAGTCACACATCTACTCTTTCAGTTATGTAATAGGAGACAAATCAATTCTTGGTGAAGCTGGTGTGCAGTCTATGAATGATATCAAAGCCCTTCCACCACCTTTTCTAAATAAGGATGGATCTCCATGTCAAAAAATTGCAGGCGAAATTAGCTATTTTATCTGTACCAATCTTGGAAGTGGACCAAAGCTACTCGACCAGAACCAGTCTCTGATAAGTCCATCAAGCGGGCTTCCAAAGTGAGCTAGCTCACTATAACTCCTGTTCCCAAATAAATCCACACTCATCATGTCATGCTTAATTGCTGCCCTCACCTGCCTTTCTTTTTGTCCTTCGGGATTGTTGTTCGGTCGTCATCCTAGGAATAGCTAACCCATAAGAGGCTGAAATTTATTTTTGGGTTAAATTGCTATCTATTTAAAGTGATACTTTCTGGTGTCTGAGTCCAAACTTGGCTTCCTGTAATCTGTTGCATGTGCTTCACAATTTCCCGTCTTTGAGATGCTAGTAGTTCATAAGTTTGATTCACACATTTAAGAGCCTTGAAATGGTTTTTTACTTTTAAACAATAATTTCCTACATACATTTGACTAACTAACTAACTAGATCGTGGACAtcaaacctaaaccaaataacTCATCTTTATTCAGCAAAATTATATCCCAGCCATGGGGATCCAACTTAACCATACAAATGTCCGAGTCCAGATAGGTTACACATCCTCTAACCATATCGTCCGTCCTTATTTTACTTGCAATCGCTAATTACATCCATTACCAGCGATAAATAGCTCTTACACATGCATCACAAAGCTTCTACACGAGGAGATTCCTTCTGGGGCAAAATTTTAGGGTTGTTATCTTTTGGTTCCCAATAGCGGTTCCACCAGGTTCACTTGATGCCGTGGCGTGTGCAAGTCTCCTTCAGTGGGTTTCTTTAGGATGCCGGCGGGCTGTTGTCCTTGCCGACTTAGAGCTCCCTGGATGAGTAAAAATGGAATGATTCACTGCTAAATTTGGAAACTACATTGCGGGATACAAATATGGTGAACACAGCTGAattttagttataattattttacAAACTAAACTGAATTGAACATTTTCTTTAGAAATTGAGTCGAACAAATTTGGAATGCTTCAAATATTAGCTTGGCTCAGTTTTAGAAATACTATGTGACACCTGAACTAAACTGAAATTTGATATAGAAAAtttggaataaaaaaaaaaacaggtttGTGCGTGTGAAAATTGAACTGAACTAATATATATAGCTAGATATTTCGATTTGTTATATGAATCAAACAATGATCACTCCTAAACCTAGACTCTTCCAAATACATATCATTGTTTAATGATGATGGCAAGAATTTGATAAACTGTAAGCTCAAAGATGAAAACAGAGAAACCATTGGAGTTATAAAGATACTAACCGCGGATTTTTGTTTAGTCAACCTCCTGTAAGATGGAGCTCGTGCGACTGAAGAAGCAGCGGCGGCAGCGGCCACACGTATCCTGAAAAAAAGATACTTATGTAAACGAAAGGTTTTAAAGGTAGGAAACATCATATGCCAAAAAAATGGAATTGCTCAACACCTTTTATGAACATCAACATATTCGTCGGTCTCGTCAACTATCTCCTCCTGCATGTGGATCATTTTGTACATGGTCAGCGTCTTACAATAATGAGATCTACTATATTTTACTCGTAAGTAGTTTAACATAACTTCAACTGTTAGGTTTGCACGTTGTTAGGAAGTAAAACATTCAAAATCTtgtttcaaaattcaataatgtgTGCCTAGTTTAACATCCAACACCTTGATACATTGAACGTATAGCAGTACCCACCCCAAGAAAAAGCAATTTAGCAGCATTGAATGACCAAAACCAATGATGTTGGGACAAGTGTGATGATTTTTGAACTTTACCTGTAAGAGTTCTTCAAAAACATCCTCAAGTGTGATGATCCCAATAACTTCTCCTTCTTCGGTATCTTCTGATAATCGAGAAACTACCTTCGCTTCTGCATCATTCTGTTGCAAAGTCGTGGGTTTATCTTCACTAATAAGTTTATTTTCATACCTATCAACGTCGACGACAACACTGTCCAAATTTTCCTTTGTCTTAGACAATAAAGGGGTTGTAGCATTGGATTCAATATTTAGTTCTTTATTTTCTCCAGATTTTTCACCATCAGTCAGTGACATACTCTTAGGTTTCCCTTTCGACTTGACAACAGCAGCCATATGACTGCTTCCTTTCTGAAATTCATTTAGTATGTCATACAGAGGCATATCGGCAGGCACCCTGAACATTCCAAATATGAGGGCATCGTTCAATGAATGCAGTAAGTGTATACAACAAGGCAAATACCTGGGGATTCTTCTAATTGATATAGCACTGACAGGTGTTTCAGTCTCAGGTCGAACTGTAAGAAGACTTTTCACCTGATATTGTTGCAAAGTATTATATGAGACCAGACCAGTACAAAATTACCAGGAGTTTGTGATAgggcaaggaaaaaaaaggaaatgaTAATAATACCTACCAACAAAAGGCCTATAATATTCTTTGGGTTCCCTGAATAAACAGGGACACGACTGTGGCCCCGAGCAAGAATCTTGCCAATAGCCTCCCTATCACAATAACTTTATTAATCACAGGCATAAGTTACAAAAGTACAAAAACGTAACACAACTAGTCTAAATAGGCTACTATAAACCTCCTCATCTCCCAAATTCAATAATTACTCAGAGGTTCATGACTAAGGCGATACAGCAATTCTAATGGGAGAAGGATAGCTTATGCTGGTTATTTAATTTAAACTGCAATTGAACTATAAGCAGGCTTAAACCCAGTGTTACTCCATTTAATATGTTCAAAGAATTTTTCACACATACTATTATTATTCAAGTTAATTTCCAGTATTAGAAGGAACCAAATAAAAATTGGTGAACTGGTTCACCAAAAAACCACCTGACAAGGAGTCGAAAGACATCTGCAAATTTCAAAGAATTGAATCAAACTCCTTGCATCAGTCTCCATCGTATTATTTCCTGCATCCCTAATGTCTGAATATTGTCCTTCCAACTATACCATGCAGTAAATCTAGAGAAACCAGAAGTTTGAAATGCAGTAAGCCAAGATGGCCCACCATGTCTCTCTGTAATTTCAAATTCTGACGCAAAAACAAGCCAATCTTGCATCAGTTTGATTTCTTGCTTAAAGAATGGGAGTTCTGCATATACCTGAATAGTTTTGAAACAGTTGCAAGTAGCAAGGAATAATAGATCACGATTTACAAAGTACTATTCTTAGAATGTCATGTCTCTCTTGAAAATAGATCACTGGTATCACAGGAAAGGAAAGATTTATTATATGTACAGAGTCTCACCAGTCTAATTTTGAATTGACGTCTAAGGAGAAGGTAGACTCAATGGGTGTCATAGCAGCCTCAGCTGTCTGTACATATGATCATATCATTAGAAATTAGAAGACCTAAATTTACAACATTCTAGACAAGGCAAAACATGGATCCATTACAGAAAGTCAGAGAGTACTATTATTTATATCATCAAAGAAGCAACATAACACTTAACTATCTTGCTTAATCAAGATTCTAATTATAACCTAGACAATTAGACATGCACGATCCACATAttcaaaattacaaattaaattaatggtAGACACGAAGGCGACCCCACCTAAtgggataaggtttggttgttgttattgttgtcatCAAATAGGAAGATGAAGTACATTAACGGGAAAAGACACGATGTTTAGACATAGTTAAGAAAGAGGTTAATGGCATAAAGTCCCGTATCATTCTTGAGGGGCAAAGAAAATATGTTTTGACATAATTAAGAGAAAGAACAATGGAATGAGAGATTTATTAATCTATATTTACGAGTACcaaccaagagaaagaagaataAAAGATAAGAGGGTAATGGAAGAGAGAGGATAATGACACAGGAGACTGATTAGTCTATATTTACTAGTACTAATCAAGAGACAGGGACAGGAGATTAGATTAGAATTTCGACATCTACTCCGCGAGCAGACAGATGTAGGAAGGAATCTAAATTTGTGACATGCAACTGGAACAAACTTAGTAAAATATACCTTTTCAGTCAAATCAAGTGCCCCACTTATTATTGTGGTTTCATCGTGTGTAAGCTCTCCACCTTTTCCTGCCTAAAATGGTTGAGAGCAATTGTAAGCACCACAAATTGCAATTGCTGATATAGTAAGAATGTAAATAACTATACCTCTTTGCTGTGGATAGAGACCAGAGCTTTTAACTGAGCGCGTCTAAAAAGTGCAGACTCATTATGTCCAAGTGCACAATCTAGAATCTGAATCCACAATTAcagttggaaaaaaaaaatcaatcttaGGTAAGCAAAGAATGTGTTTGAAACTCTAACGTTATGTTGTAGATAGAATACACCATACACTACTAATAACCTGGACAACTCTAAGAAAACCGTAGAGCTACAAGcttaaaataataaaatggaaaagacaacAAATTACTAAATAGTCCAACACAATCTCTATTGTCTAGGTTGGCATCACCAAACTCTCTAGAGATTAGAAGTTACAATGAAAAATATGGTAGTTCTATGATCCTACTGATTGTTTAAGTACCAATGGCTGCAACAAGGTAAGCAATTGGACAAAAGCAATAAAATATCAATTTTAAGAAGATATAAATCTGTTCCTGCATTTTCAAGTTGGTGTTCTGCTTCCCCAAATTACTTTGGAAGCAGGCCAGTTTATAAGAGGCAATGTGTATCTAAGCCTCTAttgctatgtatatatatataagtgcatATGATCTAtaagaaaatataaagaaaacaaaTTGCAAATTCAATACGTCAAATTTAGCAACTTAGATTGTAGACTGGAAAACTTTATTCATTTTAGAGGTTGTTGTAGAACTATCTTATTTATAAGATAAAAATGACAACATGTATCTACAAGATCCCTATTAAAGCAAAAAAGACTGAACGAATGCTCCTCTAGctaattcaataataattcagTAACTAACATTGGAAATTTTTTGCCAATGTAACTGGACCTATAGTTGAAACTGTAAAATATCACATATTACCAATTTTGGAAAGGTAACATTGCATAAGACAATCAAAATCAACTAATGATCAACTAATGGAAGCCTACAAATTGTCCCTATATTAGTATTAGCTCTAGtgccaattataagatgattgacAAGGgcactttttgtatcatatttcacttattaataaaagacaatattgattattatatttacttcagttcagtgtcgaatgaataagtataataatgttctagagtagaaggttctagtatcagttggttgaattgatagtgggatatTGTGGATATATAGAATGCTACTCTTAaccattcctagtcaagcattaatatacaaggacgatattaatgcgttgagactaacatgtaggtcaacagatgacttaatctcacaagtcatggatatgtgatatcagattgacacatgaatatatattagagaatatgtactgaattgactcgtcatgagatgtttcatggatcgttatatgagtttcataaacattctcatagtgactattagtgTGAATAGTCTTTAgatctgaagtcactacggttccctacataaagagttgtgtactttggtatcgacaaacgtcacctataaTAAGGTGGAATATAAAGTCCATCACTAGGTATGTAATAAGTTAtacggaggaatgtgagtgatgtagatgagatctatctcttccatatgacgaagcgatatctatgggcccttgattagtaggacacaagaatgcatggtcatactcaaatgagtcaatatacgatattgagcttatttgattgagtgtgtctacttagagatcaagaaacacaaagattgataagaggatgacacagtctatgcctcattgatcaatctagatatcaaggataaaagGATTTAGTCATACAAGATAGTGgacacggaaaggttaagtcagatCTCGATATTTTCGccacttaggtagcaatgatgtcttgctagatgtcattcattgtttatgtatctaaaatagttttagagactCGACGTTacgagaatctattgggtcacacacagaACAAGTTTATTTAGAGATAGGtttatatgatggatcattggattaagtctaatttaaattggactcattgagtcatactcactattggattgagtccgattcgaattagactcattgaatcaatttggattgatgattaatgttagactcattgagtgatttgatgaatttaaattcaTCAAGGAAGAGGAGTGTTCGATTTAGAATTGATCATGAATTGGATGAAAAGTGATCAATTTTGAATTGCTCATGTATTCGATGCATTGGATGTAGTCAAATATTAATGTTaattaaggcaattgacattaaggtaATTTCATGAATGAGAACACAAGAGGttttgattcattttcatgaaGAGACTTTTGTGTTcttgctccttttcttccttcttcaactcttggccgaaacttccaaaaaggttgctagcacaacctttggttgtttttcttctccacttcgtCAGTTCGTGAGACGAACGGAAGGCtcgttcatgtggataccgaaagaggcgcgaacacttgatcgtgctgagatccaagctATCGGGAGTTCGTGTTTACGCAACAAAGGTAACTCTCTTTAATaaatacttagtatatggttttccttcgcatggatcttctggaaaggaactaaTTTTTCTGTTGCGCTTTTTACGTGTTTAGCGCAATAGTTCCTTACTGACGAACGGAagacttgttcatgtggatactgaaAGAGGCTTGAacacttgatcgtgctgagatccaagcCGTCGAGAGTTCATGTTTACGCAACAAATACTTAGTATATAgttttccttcgcatggatcttctagaaagGAACTAATTTTTCCACTGTGCTTTCTGCGTGTTTAGCGCAATAGTTCCTTACACCCTAGACTACACATATTAAAGTGGGGCAATCACATTGTGTTAATGAAAAAACACCAAAAAATCATCGAGTTAGTTTCATTTATAAAGTGACGAAGACAATCGAACCATAGTTTGAAATCTCAGGCCAGGCCAAGCCAAGCAGATAGAAATATATGattcaaataaatttataaaacttgATACTACTCGACCAGGGAACATCTCATGTGTCGTTATGTCAATTATATAGATGAGTAACACCGAACTTGGGACGACCAGCCCGACCTGGTCCAACGGAAGTTTTCCACTGGCCACGCAGAGTAAAACGGGAAGTGCTCGGGCGGCCCATAAGGTCAACATCCCGTGGTTACacgccccatttggaggaaaaaaaacCCTGCAAATGCACCGTAGCTGGGATCGAACCGCGGGTGCATGCCTGGATGACAACTTGGCGCCCTTCCGCtgtacattttttttttaccatCGTTTGACATGCAACAAGACATgccaaaatgaattgaaattttGTAGCTTGTGTTCGTACAATATAATATCAAAATTGTACCGTTTCAGATTGAACACAAATTATGAACTTAGGTATGTTGgtgttttctctttttttttttccctttcattATGTCCTTCCTCATACTTCCAATTTGCCACTACACCATAACGGAGAATGTCAACGCGGTATCAAAATCATATTGATCATTCCAGTCAAAATTTGAAACTTTGGCAAGattcgagattttaaaccttaaatTGAATAAAAACATGAATATGAATTTTACAATTAAAAAAGTGGAAACTCTCTGGACTAGTTTAATTCTAATGCTTTGACACTTGAACTCTTCGTCTACTCCTTTGTATGAATGTCACACATTGACACTTGGATAGTGACACTTTGAATGGACACTTGATACCCTTATTGTTCATatgtaaaaaaatttcaaagcagCTATGTTGGACACCTATATCCACAGACATGTGAATACTCATACCCAAATCCAAGTAGCATAGCTCTAAAGTTAATTACATTTCAATGCATGATTTGATCCTTTTTTAGTTTATCTATAAACGCAATCAATACCACCTACTAAATTAAAGTGGCTTATTCTAAACACAAGTAAAAGATCTTAGAAGGCATTAGGAAGGACATTCTGAAATCTCTACAGACTAAACACACAGATTTATAAACATCAGCAATTATTTGATGGTCAGAATTGGCATCATAGTAGCATTGCTCCTTTGTAATGTGCATGGCCAGTGTTCAAGACAAAAAGCTGCATTGCAAGCCTCATACTGGTGTGAGATTTTttcaagaataattttgaaataggcACGGGAAGAAAGTAGGCTAACAAGAAGATGCTTAACATGAGCTCTTATTCAATCATTTATGACTCAACAGTCAAAGGAATttctaagaagaaaaaaaaggaatgaAGCCTCCAAGTTTGCAGAATTGGAGAGTATTACTTGCATCATCAAATTATGTTGTTTCTTGTTGTGATGGCTATAAATTAATTGTCAACATTAGTTACAATCGCACAAACAAAAAAATTACCTTGCCAACAGGATAAGCTATTGGGTAGCACATGATCATTAATATTCGCACTAGCCAGACTAAGTTAGCCCCCACTGCTAACCCATATCTTGTGCATATGGCTTGAGGAATAACCTGGACAAAATACAACATAATAAGTTTTAAAGAGAGAACAATGGAGCTATAATCTATCAATAGTGAAGCACAATTACCTCCCCAAAAGCCAGGACGAAGGTCACAGACAACACAATAGCAACAAATGGATTGAATATTCTATCAAGATAGAGAGGAAGAGCCTGCAATAAACAAATATTTTAGCCTCATTAATTGTAGTTCCATTTCAAAGAatcaagtatcaaaagataaaatttaacAAGTGAGCTAAACTACAAAGTTATACAATGCATTAAAAAGATCATTTACGGACATGTAGTGTTGGTAGaccctttccctttttcttaaaACATAATTACAGTTAATCATCATGAAATTATCTTAATTGGGATGATTATATAAATGCACCGAATTCTGATTGTCAACTTTCATGAGCATATAGAAGAATGTCCCGAACGTAGTAAGTTTAGTAGTGAACTTACTGAAAGTGCCCAAATTTTGAAAAGTAATCCTTGGGGTGACAACTCTAtaagttgttggtgcaattgtcccTTGGTCGAAGTTGATCAATTTGACTCAAGCTtgaattttaatgtttgacaatatatggagattggaGGTGCAATTGTCCTGGTGCAATTCTCCACTGGTCAAAGGTTGATTAGTTTGATATGAGAGAGTAGTcaagcaagtcaaggttgattggaaaattcttaactggaggttagataaGGGCAAGACCAATGGGATgattggcagaagaagaaaaatcaagtggatcatggaggaccggacaatTGGTGTGAGAAGCCATATGCACAAGGGGAAGTCATTATGCAGGTTCTGAGCAAGTGGCTGACATGGTAATTGCTTAAGGGGAAGCTTCAGCGATTAAGGCACCCGAGATAACCCTAGAAAAGGTTATTGGGAGTTCTTGGAGCTAAGTGTTATTGCATTTCCTTCTACCAAGAGGGAGATTCGAGCAACAAGAAGAGAGTAAGCTGAGATTTTATTGTTGTAATCTCATGTAAGatttcattatatttgttcttgctcttcttggtATATTTCGTGTTGTGAGCGTGTACGATGCTTCTCTATCTCCAGATTGTTTccaaggagtgttttcatagtgtagATGTGCGcattgtgtggatccttagattagtcacctcaaggaggtggataccaagtaaatcctcgtgttggCATTGGAGAATTCTTCGCTTCAAGCATTCCGCTGCAACTCATCTTCGTAGAAGCGAGAGAagttatcccccccccccccccctcaagctCCTCTTAGTCTcaacaagtgatattagagcGATGCCACTCTTCACCGAACTCATCGCCGAAAAGG is from Zingiber officinale cultivar Zhangliang chromosome 7B, Zo_v1.1, whole genome shotgun sequence and encodes:
- the LOC122006586 gene encoding diphosphomevalonate decarboxylase MVD2, peroxisomal-like, coding for MASEAEGWILTATGRAPTNIAVIKYWGKRDEGLILPVNDSISVTLDPDHLSATTTVAVSPTFDRDRMWLNGQEISVSGDRFQNCLREIRKLARDVEDVDKGVLIRKEDWQKLHVHIASYNNFPTAAGLASSAAGFACLVFTLAKLMNVDQDHGKLSSIARQGSGSACRSLYGGFVKWAMGDDASGSDSIAVPLAPESHWNDLVIIIAVVSAKQKETSSTSGMRDSVETSPLLQYRAQTVVPHRVQKMEEAIRSRDFASFAMLTCSDSNQFHAVCLDTSPPIFYMNDTSHRIISLVERWNKAEGIPQVAYTFDAGPNAVLISQNRNTAGLLLRQLLFCFPPPPDSELSSYVIGDKSILGEAGVQSMNDIKALPPPFLNKDGSPCQKIAGEISYFICTNLGSGPKLLDQNQSLISPSSGLPK
- the LOC122006584 gene encoding DUF21 domain-containing protein At4g14240-like; translation: MHAINAMVAARMLTTVASSAVNDGAVMLKGEDIPFGSFMWYAYAGISCFLVLFAGIMSGLTLGLMSLGLVELEILQRSGTPIEKKQAATILPVVQKQHQLLVTLLLCNAAAMEALPLYLDRIFNPFVAIVLSVTFVLAFGEVIPQAICTRYGLAVGANLVWLVRILMIMCYPIAYPVGKILDCALGHNESALFRRAQLKALVSIHSKEAGKGGELTHDETTIISGALDLTEKTAEAAMTPIESTFSLDVNSKLDWEAIGKILARGHSRVPVYSGNPKNIIGLLLVKSLLTVRPETETPVSAISIRRIPRVPADMPLYDILNEFQKGSSHMAAVVKSKGKPKSMSLTDGEKSGENKELNIESNATTPLLSKTKENLDSVVVDVDRYENKLISEDKPTTLQQNDAEAKVVSRLSEDTEEGEVIGIITLEDVFEELLQEEIVDETDEYVDVHKRIRVAAAAAASSVARAPSYRRLTKQKSAGALSRQGQQPAGILKKPTEGDLHTPRHQVNLVEPLLGTKR